In Triticum aestivum cultivar Chinese Spring chromosome 5B, IWGSC CS RefSeq v2.1, whole genome shotgun sequence, the following proteins share a genomic window:
- the LOC123113107 gene encoding CASP-like protein 5A3, which yields MQNILGWLAHGGAVQLPRASHPVVHPAPPPPVPDAPPQPQGQGPPPAPAPAPAPAPAPAPAAEGEIQEVAPAAAADGQGQAVAPAPAPAAAAEVEDANANAPPPGVVMVDLMGAPGTRWGLGTRLVQALLAAAAMGFMASTDDFSEVTAFRLLVTAEALQCLWSLALAAVDVYALLVKRAFRTPRATTIYSIGDWVTGALTFAAASGSAGITILINNDLMMCAENHCPSFMASTSMAFFTWFAIAPSCLFNLMTAVYRVQRA from the exons ATGCAGAACATTTTGGGGTGGCTCGCGCACGGCGGCGCCGTCCAGCTCCCGCGGGCCAGCCATCCGGTCGTCCACCCGGCTCCGCCGCCTCCCGTTCCGGATGCGCCGCCGCAGCCGCAGGGACAAGGCCCGcccccggctccggctccggctccagctccGGCTCCGGCCCCGGCCCCGGCGGCAGAGGGAGAGATACAGGAGGTGGCCCCGGCTGCGGCGGCAGACGGACAGGGGCAGGCGGTGgccccggctccggctccggctgcggcggcggaggtggaggaCGCGAACGCGAACGCGCCGCCGCCCGGGGTGGTGATGGTGGACCTGATGGGGGCGCCGGGCACGCGCTGGGGGCTCGGCACCCGCCTCGTGCAGGCGCTCCTCGCGGCCGCCGCCATGGGCTTCATGGCCTCCACCGACGACTTCAGCGAGGTCACCGCCTTCCG CCTCCTCGTAACAGCAGAGGCTTTGCAATGCCTGTGGAGCCTTGCTCTGGCCGCCGTTGACGTCTATGCACTTCTTGTCAAGCGCGCCTTCCGGACACCTCGAGCTACCACCATATATTCCATTGGGGACTGG GTCACTGGAGCACTGACCTTTGCTGCAGCGAGCGGATCGGCAGGCATCACCATTCTCATCAACAACGACCTGATGATGTGCGCGGAGAACCACTGCCCGAGCTTCATGGCCTCCACCTCCATGGCTTTCTTCACCTGGTTCGCTATCGCGCCATCCTGCCTCTTTAACCTCATGACGGCGGTCTACCGAGTGCAGAGGGCGTAG